Within the Nocardioides aurantiacus genome, the region ATGCCGGCCGAGGCCGCCTCGTCCTTGACGGTCGGGTTGCGCTGCAGCTCGGCCACGCTGACCAGGCTCAGGAACGGCAGCAGCAGCTGGTTGAGCGCCGGCACCGCCGAGTGGGTGAAGATCGTGCACCGCTCGGGGTCCAGGCCCGCGGCCAGGTTGTCGAGCAGCAGGTTGCGGACGTTGCCGCGGATGTCGCCGGCGACCTCGCGGTCGGTGATCACCTGGTAGTCGGCGATCAGCTGCAGGATCTCGACGCCGGCCTCCTGCAGGCGCAGCCGGTTGCGGATCGAGCCGAAGTAGTGGCCGACGTGCAGCGCCCCGGTCGGGCGGTCGCCGGTCAGCATCCGCAGCTCGCCGGGGGCGCTCTCGATGCGGGCCTCGAGGGCGGCGCTGCGCTCGAGGGCAGCGCTGAAGGAGTCGGTCATGGGGTGGGCCCTCCTGGGGGAAGGGGCACAACTCTACAAAGGCCCGGCCGGGCCTGCCGGTGACCCCGTCGGGGTCGCTAGGGTCGTCGTCGTGCCCACCGTCGGAGTCAGCCTCGCCGTGCCCGAGCCATGGGGGCGCGAGCTGCAGGAGTACCGCGTCGCGCTCGGCGACGCGGCGGCGGTGCACATCCCCACGCACATCACGTTGCTGCCCCCGTTGGAGGTCGACGAGGCCGACGTACCCCTGCTGGAGGAGCACCTCGCCGCGGTCGCCGCGCGCACCCCGGCCTTCTCGGTCCACCTGCGCGGCACCGGCAGCTTCCGCCCCGTCTCGCCGGTCGTCTTCGTCGGCGTCGTCGAGGGCATCTCCGCCTGCGAGCAGCTGGCCGCCGACGTGGTGTCCGGGCCGTTGGCCGTCGACCGCGGCTTCCCCTACCACCCCCACGTGACGGTGGCCCACCACCTCGGCGACGACCTCCTCGACCGCGCCTTCGCCGAGCTCGGCGACTTCGACGTCGCCTTCGCGGCCGAGGAGATGTGGATGTACCGCCACGACCCCGACTCGGGCTGGCAGCCCACCCGCGCCTTCGCGCTCAGCGGGGCCTGAGCCGCTCCGTCCACAGGTCCGCCTCGGGTGCTTCCGTGGTCGGCGATGCGGCGGCATCCTCCTGGGGTGATCGCGCTGCCCGCCTCGCTGCGACACCTGCTCGACGAGCAGGGGGGCCTGGTCGCGCGAGCGCAGGTCCTCGAGGGCGGCCACCAGGTGCACGACGTACGCCGCTGGGTCCGCCAGCGGTTGCTCACCCCGGTGCACGAGGGGGTCTACGTCGGCCACACCGGCCCGCTCACGTGGCACCAGCGCTCGGTCGCGGCCGTGCTCTACGCCGCCCCGGCCGCCTTGCACGGCTGCTGCGTGCTCCGGGCGGTGCACGGGCCGGGATGGCGTGGTCACGACGACCACGGGCCCGTGCACGTGGCCGTCGACGTCTCCCGACGCGTCGCGCGGCAGCCGGGCGTCGTGGTGCACCGTGTGGCCGGGATGCACGAGCGCACGCTCTGGCACCTGTGCCCTCCGCGGATGCGGGTGGAGGAGGCAGTGCTCGACGTGGCATCCACCGCGGTCGACGACTTCGCCGCCGTACAGGTGGTCGCCGCCGCGGTGGGCGCGCGCTCGACCACCGCCGCCCGGTTGAACGAGGCGTTGTCGCGCCGCACGCGGATCGCCCGACGGGTCTTCCTGCGGGCGCTGATCGAGGACGTCGCCCAGGGAGCGTGCTCGGTGCTCGAGGTGGCTTACCTGCGCGACGTGGAGCGCGCTCACGGATTGCCGCGGGGAAGGCGACAGGCACCGAGGCCGGACCGTCCCGGCCTCCGGGACGTGCTCTACGTCGAGCAGGAGACGATCGTGGAGCTGGACGGGCGGCTGGACCACACCCGGTTGGCCGACCGTGACGCCGACCTCGACCGTGACCTGCAGGCGCTCACGGACGGACTGGTCACGGCGCGGGTCGGTTGGGGCCAGGCCGTGCGCCGCACCTGCCGGACGGCGCGAGCGCTGGGCAGCCTGCTGCGGGCGCGAGGCTGGGCGGGGGAGCCGACCGCCTGCACCCGCTGCCCGTGAACGCGGAAGATCCGAGTCACCAGGTGACTCGGATCCTCCGTGACGACGTGCTGGAGCTCAGTGACCGTGGCGGATCGCGGTCCGGAGGTCCTTGTTGAGCTGGGAGATGACGTCCAGGGGGATGCCCTTGGGGCAGGCCGAGGTGCACTCGCCGATGTTGGTGCAGCCGCCGAAGCCCTCGTGGTCGTGCTGGGCGACCATGCTGGCGACGCGGGTGTCGCGCTCGGCCTGGCCCTGGGGGAGCTCGCCGAGGTGGGTGATCTTGGCGCCGAGGAACAGCGACGCCGAACCGTTGGGGCACGCGGCGACGCAGGCGCCGCAGCCGATGCAGGTGGCGACGTCGAACGCGCGGTCGGCGCTCTCCTTCGGCACCGGGGTGGCGTGGGCGTCGGGGGCCGCACCGGTGTTGACCGAGACGAAGCCGCCGCGGGCGATGATGCGGTCGAAGGCCGACCGGTCGACCATCAGGTCCTTGATGATCGGGAAGGCGGCGGCGCGCCACGGCTCGACGGTGATGGTCTCGCCGTCGCGGAAGGAGCGCATGTGGAGCTGGCAGGTGGTCGTGACCTCGGGGCCGTGGGCCTCGCCGTTGATCATCAGGTCACAGCTGCCGCAGATGCCCTCGCGACAGTCGTGGTCGAAGACGATCGGCTCCTCGTCGTCGTTGATCAGCTGCTCGTTGAGCACGTCGAGCATCTCGAGGAACGACATGTCCTCGGAGATCTCGTCGACGTCGTACGTGCGGATGCCGCCCTCGGCCTGCGGGCCGGCCTGGCGCCAGATCTTCAGGGTGAGCTTCATGGGGTGGGGATCTCCAGGTGGGTGAACGTCAGGGGGAGGGAGGGGCGGCGGGTCACTTGTAGCTGCGCGCGGCCATCTTGACGGCCTCGTAGACGAGGTCCTCCTTGTGCAGCACTGGCTTCTCGCCCTCGCCGGCCCACTCCCAGGCGGCGACGTAGGCGTACTGGTCGTCGTGGCGCAGCGCCTCGCCGTCCTCGGTCTGGGACTCGCCGCGGAAGTGACCGCCG harbors:
- a CDS encoding succinate dehydrogenase/fumarate reductase iron-sulfur subunit, whose product is MKLTLKIWRQAGPQAEGGIRTYDVDEISEDMSFLEMLDVLNEQLINDDEEPIVFDHDCREGICGSCDLMINGEAHGPEVTTTCQLHMRSFRDGETITVEPWRAAAFPIIKDLMVDRSAFDRIIARGGFVSVNTGAAPDAHATPVPKESADRAFDVATCIGCGACVAACPNGSASLFLGAKITHLGELPQGQAERDTRVASMVAQHDHEGFGGCTNIGECTSACPKGIPLDVISQLNKDLRTAIRHGH
- a CDS encoding 2'-5' RNA ligase family protein, which produces MPTVGVSLAVPEPWGRELQEYRVALGDAAAVHIPTHITLLPPLEVDEADVPLLEEHLAAVAARTPAFSVHLRGTGSFRPVSPVVFVGVVEGISACEQLAADVVSGPLAVDRGFPYHPHVTVAHHLGDDLLDRAFAELGDFDVAFAAEEMWMYRHDPDSGWQPTRAFALSGA